One Choloepus didactylus isolate mChoDid1 chromosome 8, mChoDid1.pri, whole genome shotgun sequence DNA window includes the following coding sequences:
- the LOC119543170 gene encoding lysozyme C-like, producing MKTLLVLGLLLLSATVQGKVYERCEFARTAKRLGLDGFRGISLANWVCLVQWESSYNTRATNYNPGDRSTDYGIFQINSHYWCNDGKTPGAVNTCGIPCSVLLQDDITQAVNCAKRIVSSQGIGAWVAWRNRCRNQDVSQYVRGCGV from the exons ATGAAGACTCTCCTTGTTCTGGGGCTTCTCCTCCTTTCTGCCACTGTCCAGGGAAAGGTGTATGAAAGGTGTGAATTCGCCAGAACTGCAAAAAGACTTGGATTGGATGGCTTCAGGGGAATCAGCCTGGCAAACT GGGTGTGTTTGGTCCAATGGGAGAGCAGTTATAACACAAGAGCTACAAACTACAATCCTGGAGACCGAAGCACCGATTACGGGATTTTTCAGATCAATAGCCACTACTGGTGTAATGATGGCAAAACCCCAGGAGCAGTTAACACCTGTGGTATACCCTGCAGTG TTTTGCTGCAAGATGACATCACACAAGCTGTGAATTGTGCAAAGAGGATTGTCAGTTCGCAAGGCATTGGAGCATG GGTGGCATGGAGAAACCGTTGTCGGAACCAAGATGTCTCTCAGTATGTTCGAGGTTGTGGAGTTTAA